From Amphiprion ocellaris isolate individual 3 ecotype Okinawa chromosome 2, ASM2253959v1, whole genome shotgun sequence, a single genomic window includes:
- the org gene encoding oogenesis-related, whose translation MTIEVHRDAVEQQEENKEDRVVRTDGVLRSVLRDLLWPLRILARGYRGFWWVLGYRQHQETVVVTPAVQSPARHSLTGRKRLRRVTRLLLSILPRWVQGALGYPVSSRIGLSLSPEISGSPTKPCGKGSKRKQDELDEDEDEEEQPTWVEVLSQELADDEGPDVDPDFEPSTIETESEEYNLHNDTESDLEVPGKGIVIEDVKTDVEVSTSAEVYAPAV comes from the exons ATGACGATTGAAGTCCACAGAGACGCCGTGGAGCAGCAGGAAGAGAACAAGGAG GACAGAGTTGTGAGGACAGACGGCGTGCTGCGCTCCGTGCTCCGAGACCTCCTCTGGCCTTTACGCATCCTG GCACGTGGATACCGCGGGTTTTGGTGGGTGTTGGGCTACCGGCAACACCAGGAGACAGTCGTCGTCACCCCCGCGGTTCAAAGCCCCGCACGGCACAGCCTCACCGGCCGCAAGCGTCTGCGTCGGGTCACCCGCCTGCTGCTGTCCATCCTGCCCCGCTGGGTGCAGGGCGCCCTGGGCTACCCGGTGTCCAGCCGCATCGGCCTCTCCTTGTCCCCAG AAATCAGTGGTTCTCCTACAAAACCTTGTGGAAAAGGCAGCAAAAGGAAGCAGGATGAGTTggatgaggatgaagacgaAGAGGAGCAGCCGACTTGGGTGGAGGTGCTCAGTCAGGAGCTCGCTGACGACGAAGGCCCCGACGTGGATCCTGACTTTGAg CCCAGTACTATAGAAACAGAGAGCGAAGAATACAACTTGCACAACGACACCGAAAGCGACCTTGAGGTTCCAGGGAAAGGCATTGTTATTGAGGATGTGAAGACG GATGTTGAGGTTTCCACATCAGCTGAAGTCTATGCTCCTGCTGTTTAA